A DNA window from Halorubrum sp. DM2 contains the following coding sequences:
- a CDS encoding bifunctional oligoribonuclease/PAP phosphatase NrnA, which yields MTRRLLLGCSAVGNALAERTREERGDLVAITDDTGWASTLRDRNVATVEGDPTDPETYPDAAAIVLVASDDVARNVAAARAARDRYPDAMVVTYLGTAATDEQRTAIAAVSDRVIDPVEAVTGRVCEAVGLDGDADDAGDEGSTDSGDGTDDASDADAETDVAAGLAAGPSQAPDDEKPARLLATLRGLSGPLLVVAHDNPDPDAIASAIGLTRVAESIGIDADACYGGEIAHQENRALVNLLDIGLRPFDEVDLDGYGGVALVDHSRAGINDSLPEDYPVDVVIDHHPPRGPVAGSFLDIRPAVGATSTLISEYLSRFGIAPDRDLATALLYGIRIDTKDFTRATAIDDFRAAAALLAHADESTLERVESPSVSPETLRVLAAAIENRDVRGSVVASCVGEIADRDALAQAAERLLDLDGVTVTFVYGYMDGVIYGSARARGADLDAGELLRDALDPVGSAGGHAAMAGAQVPLGLLAEVSESEAESLAEVVETFVGERFFEALDDAPPQPVGLPPEFPTD from the coding sequence ATGACCCGTCGCCTGCTGCTCGGCTGTAGCGCGGTCGGGAACGCGCTCGCCGAGCGCACCCGCGAGGAGCGCGGCGACCTGGTGGCGATCACCGACGACACGGGGTGGGCGTCGACGCTGCGCGACCGCAACGTCGCCACGGTCGAGGGCGACCCGACCGACCCCGAAACGTATCCGGACGCGGCGGCGATCGTGTTGGTCGCGAGCGACGACGTCGCCCGGAACGTCGCCGCCGCGCGCGCGGCCCGAGACCGATACCCGGACGCGATGGTCGTCACGTACCTCGGAACGGCGGCGACGGACGAGCAGCGGACGGCGATCGCGGCGGTCTCGGACCGCGTGATCGACCCCGTCGAGGCGGTCACCGGGCGCGTCTGCGAGGCGGTCGGTCTCGACGGCGACGCGGACGACGCGGGCGACGAAGGCAGCACGGACAGCGGGGACGGCACGGACGACGCGAGCGACGCGGACGCCGAGACCGACGTGGCCGCGGGTCTCGCCGCCGGCCCCTCTCAGGCCCCGGACGACGAGAAACCGGCTCGGCTGCTCGCGACGCTCCGGGGGCTGTCGGGGCCGCTTCTGGTCGTCGCACACGACAACCCCGACCCGGACGCCATCGCGAGCGCGATCGGCCTGACCCGGGTCGCCGAGTCGATCGGCATCGACGCGGACGCCTGTTACGGCGGGGAGATCGCCCACCAAGAGAACCGCGCGCTGGTGAACCTCCTCGACATCGGCCTTCGGCCGTTCGACGAGGTCGACCTCGACGGCTACGGCGGCGTCGCCCTGGTCGACCACTCCCGCGCCGGGATCAACGACAGCCTCCCCGAAGACTATCCGGTCGACGTCGTCATCGACCACCACCCGCCCCGGGGGCCGGTCGCGGGATCGTTCCTCGACATCCGTCCGGCGGTCGGCGCGACGAGCACGCTAATCTCCGAGTACCTCTCGCGGTTCGGGATCGCGCCCGACCGCGACCTCGCCACGGCGCTGCTGTACGGGATCCGGATCGACACGAAGGACTTCACGCGGGCGACCGCGATAGACGACTTCCGGGCCGCGGCCGCCCTGCTCGCGCACGCCGACGAGTCGACGCTCGAACGCGTCGAGAGCCCGAGCGTGAGCCCCGAGACGCTGCGCGTCCTCGCGGCCGCCATCGAGAACCGGGACGTCCGCGGGTCGGTGGTCGCCTCCTGCGTCGGCGAGATCGCCGACCGCGACGCGCTCGCACAGGCGGCCGAGCGACTCCTCGATCTAGACGGCGTGACGGTGACGTTCGTCTACGGCTACATGGACGGGGTGATCTACGGCTCCGCCCGCGCCCGCGGTGCCGACCTCGACGCCGGCGAACTGCTGCGCGACGCGCTCGACCCCGTGGGATCGGCCGGCGGGCACGCCGCGATGGCGGGCGCGCAGGTCCCGCTCGGCCTCCTCGCGGAGGTCTCAGAGTCGGAGGCGGAGTCGCTCGCCGAGGTGGTCGAGACGTTCGTCGGCGAGCGGTTCTTCGAGGCGCTCGACGACGCGCCCCCGCAGCCCGTCGGGCTGCCG
- the folP gene encoding dihydropteroate synthase, giving the protein MDYHEAAAFLFDLRRFSVKPGTERVEALLAHLDSPQEDVPFVQIAGSNGKGSTARMTESVLREAGLSVGLYTSPHLSALSERVRVDGREMTDAAIADFVEEVRPWLIDRAAAGEPLTFFEVVTAMAVREFARREVDVAVLEVGLGGEYDATSAVDPVATAITNVSLEHTAVLGDTIAEIARTKARIARPDAPFVTGCEGEALDVVREVAGEAGAPVTRATGETEGSDGESDNEADPDDPPAFAATYEGRVSATDAEITVTGEREGTYRIPLVGRHQAANAAVAVALADRTVDALADRAAGALDTPLPDRAVRDGLARATWPGRFEVVDTAPLTILDGAHNPAAARTLAATLDEYDYGDLHLVYAAMHDKDHAETAAALPDAATAITCRPAIDRAEDPAVLAAALRSAGVDRVTAGDDVSDALAAAVDRADPGDCVLLVGSLFAVAEARAARTRTVRERTVRGPEDAAHALDTAGVPPAGVEARRDGVDHRVLTLRLRGDRAERVAAEARAVGGDAALGGLGADEDRGAAGEQVPVTVAGTVAELGALVERLAAADSRGLGGVAADLAAAVRADAEAADRDSTDAEADGSGSTDDYPWTDRTAVMGVLNVTPDSFHDGGRHADLDDAVAGVERMVAAGVDIVDVGGESTRPGAEPVPVDEEIDRVVPTIEAIQSVPAVGSGDILVSVDTRKPAVAAAALDAGADVINDVTGLADPEMRAVVADADCPVIVMHSLDAPVDPDADPEYDDVVAEVVDALRERLALADTAGIGRDRVIVDPGIGFGKSPPEDFELLARCGEFAALGCPVLVGHSHKSLYGAVGRDADDREHATVAGTALAADRGADIVRVHDVAENRAAVDVAAAVGGSLRDGDGEADGDREDAE; this is encoded by the coding sequence ATGGACTACCACGAGGCGGCGGCGTTCCTGTTCGACCTCCGCCGCTTCTCGGTCAAGCCCGGTACGGAACGGGTCGAGGCCCTCCTCGCGCACCTCGACTCGCCGCAGGAGGACGTCCCGTTCGTCCAGATCGCGGGGTCGAACGGCAAGGGCAGCACGGCGCGGATGACAGAGTCAGTCCTGCGGGAGGCCGGCCTCTCGGTCGGACTATACACCTCGCCGCACCTCTCGGCGCTCTCGGAGCGCGTCCGCGTCGACGGCCGGGAGATGACCGACGCCGCGATCGCCGACTTCGTCGAGGAGGTCCGGCCGTGGCTGATCGACCGGGCGGCCGCCGGCGAACCGCTCACCTTCTTCGAGGTCGTCACGGCGATGGCGGTCCGCGAGTTCGCGCGCCGCGAGGTCGACGTCGCGGTGCTGGAGGTCGGGCTCGGCGGCGAGTACGACGCGACGAGTGCGGTCGACCCGGTCGCGACCGCGATCACGAACGTCTCCTTAGAACACACTGCGGTCCTCGGCGACACGATCGCGGAGATCGCCCGCACGAAGGCCCGGATCGCTCGCCCCGACGCGCCGTTCGTCACCGGTTGCGAAGGGGAGGCGCTCGACGTCGTCCGCGAGGTCGCGGGCGAGGCGGGCGCGCCGGTGACGCGGGCGACCGGGGAGACCGAAGGAAGCGACGGAGAGTCAGACAACGAGGCCGACCCCGACGACCCGCCCGCGTTCGCCGCGACCTACGAGGGACGGGTCAGCGCCACCGACGCCGAGATCACCGTCACCGGCGAGCGCGAGGGGACCTACCGGATCCCGCTCGTCGGCCGCCATCAGGCGGCGAACGCGGCGGTCGCCGTCGCGCTCGCCGACCGGACGGTCGACGCGCTCGCGGACCGGGCCGCGGGCGCGCTCGACACCCCCCTCCCCGACCGCGCGGTCCGCGACGGCCTCGCGCGGGCGACGTGGCCGGGCCGGTTCGAGGTGGTCGACACCGCGCCGCTGACCATCCTCGACGGCGCGCACAACCCCGCGGCCGCCCGGACCCTCGCCGCGACGCTCGACGAGTACGACTACGGCGACCTCCACCTCGTCTACGCCGCGATGCACGACAAGGACCACGCGGAGACGGCCGCGGCGCTCCCCGACGCGGCGACGGCGATCACCTGTCGGCCCGCCATCGACCGCGCGGAGGATCCCGCGGTCCTCGCCGCCGCGCTCCGTTCGGCCGGCGTCGACCGCGTGACGGCTGGCGACGACGTGTCGGACGCGCTCGCGGCCGCGGTCGACCGCGCCGACCCGGGCGACTGCGTGCTGCTCGTCGGCTCGCTGTTCGCGGTCGCCGAGGCCCGCGCCGCCCGCACCCGAACGGTCCGGGAGCGCACGGTCCGCGGCCCCGAGGACGCCGCCCACGCGCTCGACACGGCCGGCGTCCCGCCGGCGGGCGTCGAGGCCCGCCGCGACGGCGTCGACCACCGGGTCCTCACCCTCCGGCTGCGCGGCGACCGCGCCGAGCGGGTCGCGGCCGAGGCCCGGGCCGTCGGCGGCGACGCCGCACTCGGCGGACTCGGCGCGGACGAGGACCGCGGTGCCGCGGGCGAGCAGGTGCCCGTCACGGTCGCCGGGACGGTCGCCGAACTCGGCGCGCTCGTCGAGCGGCTCGCCGCGGCCGACTCCCGCGGACTCGGCGGGGTCGCGGCCGACCTCGCCGCGGCGGTCAGGGCCGACGCCGAAGCCGCCGACCGCGACTCGACCGACGCCGAAGCCGATGGCTCCGGCTCGACCGACGACTACCCGTGGACCGACCGCACCGCCGTGATGGGCGTGCTCAACGTCACGCCGGACTCGTTCCACGATGGCGGCCGCCACGCCGACCTCGACGACGCGGTCGCGGGCGTCGAGCGCATGGTCGCGGCGGGGGTCGACATCGTCGACGTCGGCGGGGAGTCGACTCGCCCGGGCGCGGAGCCGGTCCCGGTCGACGAGGAGATAGACCGGGTTGTGCCGACGATCGAGGCGATACAGTCGGTGCCGGCGGTGGGCTCCGGCGACATCTTGGTCTCCGTCGACACGCGGAAGCCCGCGGTCGCGGCGGCGGCGCTCGACGCGGGCGCGGACGTCATCAACGACGTGACGGGCCTGGCGGACCCCGAGATGCGAGCGGTCGTCGCCGACGCCGACTGCCCGGTGATCGTGATGCACAGCCTCGACGCGCCGGTCGACCCGGACGCCGACCCCGAGTACGACGACGTGGTCGCGGAGGTCGTCGACGCGCTGCGCGAGCGGCTCGCGCTCGCCGACACGGCCGGGATCGGCCGCGACCGCGTGATCGTCGACCCCGGGATCGGCTTCGGCAAGTCGCCCCCGGAGGACTTCGAGCTGCTCGCGCGCTGCGGGGAGTTCGCGGCGCTCGGCTGCCCCGTCCTCGTCGGCCACTCGCACAAGTCGCTGTACGGCGCGGTCGGGCGCGACGCCGACGACCGCGAGCACGCGACGGTCGCGGGCACCGCGCTCGCCGCCGACCGCGGTGCCGACATCGTCCGGGTCCACGACGTCGCGGAGAACCGCGCAGCGGTCGACGTCGCCGCCGCGGTCGGGGGGTCGCTCCGCGACGGCGACGGGGAGGCCGACGGCGACCGCGAGGACGCGGAGTGA
- a CDS encoding ABC transporter ATP-binding protein, translated as MDEPTAEADAATASAAASSTAGDAEGPGAESAIVAEGVSKAYGDVVALDGVDLDVAAGEVFGLIGPNGAGKTTLVRALTGTTEAEGDLRVFGERPRAVDPARIGLLPQSFDPPARLTARELVDYYGGLYDAARDTESVLDDVGMTDDADTWYESLSGGQKRRTCVATAVVNDPDLLFLDEPTTGIDPAGRRAIHRLIERLAADGTTVFLTSHAMDEVERLADRVALLRDGGVVAVGAPDRLVAEHGGAPRLDVTTAEPATESVVERVAAGVRERLGTDPAVTATDDGLRIRGVRPEAIGDAVDALDGAGVAFESLSWSEPSLEDVYLRLTGEEYAHRGDERAVTKPVGDAEGDR; from the coding sequence ATGGACGAACCGACAGCCGAGGCGGACGCGGCGACCGCGTCGGCCGCGGCGTCGTCGACGGCGGGCGACGCCGAGGGTCCCGGGGCCGAGAGCGCGATCGTCGCCGAGGGCGTCTCGAAGGCGTACGGCGACGTGGTCGCGCTCGACGGGGTCGACCTCGACGTCGCGGCCGGCGAGGTGTTCGGTCTCATCGGCCCGAACGGGGCAGGGAAGACGACGCTGGTGCGCGCGCTTACGGGGACGACCGAGGCCGAGGGCGACCTGCGGGTCTTCGGCGAGCGCCCGCGTGCGGTCGATCCCGCCCGGATCGGCCTGCTCCCGCAGTCGTTCGACCCGCCGGCGCGGCTCACGGCCCGCGAACTGGTCGACTACTACGGCGGACTGTACGACGCGGCCCGCGACACCGAGTCGGTCCTCGACGACGTGGGGATGACCGACGACGCCGACACGTGGTACGAGTCGCTCTCGGGCGGCCAGAAGCGCCGGACCTGCGTCGCGACCGCCGTCGTCAACGACCCGGACCTGCTCTTCCTCGACGAGCCGACGACCGGGATCGACCCCGCCGGCCGCCGGGCGATCCACCGGTTGATCGAGCGACTCGCCGCGGACGGCACGACGGTCTTCCTCACGAGCCACGCGATGGACGAGGTCGAGCGGCTCGCGGACCGGGTCGCCCTCCTCCGCGACGGCGGGGTCGTCGCCGTCGGCGCGCCGGATCGACTGGTCGCCGAACACGGGGGCGCGCCCCGGCTCGACGTGACGACCGCGGAGCCGGCCACGGAGTCCGTCGTCGAGCGCGTCGCCGCCGGCGTCCGCGAGCGGCTCGGGACCGACCCGGCCGTCACGGCGACGGACGATGGGCTCCGGATCCGGGGCGTGCGCCCGGAGGCGATCGGCGACGCGGTCGACGCGCTCGACGGTGCGGGCGTCGCCTTCGAGTCGCTCTCGTGGTCGGAGCCGTCGCTGGAGGACGTGTACCTGCGGCTCACCGGCGAGGAGTACGCGCATCGGGGAGACGAGAGGGCGGTGACTAAACCCGTCGGCGACGCGGAGGGTGACCGATGA
- a CDS encoding ABC transporter permease, translating to MTRLGRIRTEAVAAARSFTRRRTAVFFTFFFPVILVVIFGALIRTQPTGGGLFAEPAGYYIPGYLAVVVLFTPLSRVGSEIARHRDGGRFEKLATTPLSRAEWLLAHTLVNVAIIGAASLLILGLVLAVTDATLIVSPALAALPAFVAVAVALFCGLGAVLGSVADSQDGVIAASNTVALPLLFLSETFVTPSLLPEWFLPAVAASPLTYFARGTRAITYEGGEWAGDLLVLTALAAGFLAVGAYAVPRTE from the coding sequence ATGACCCGACTCGGCCGGATCCGGACGGAGGCGGTCGCGGCGGCGCGCTCGTTCACCCGTCGCCGGACGGCGGTGTTCTTCACGTTCTTCTTCCCGGTCATCTTGGTCGTCATCTTCGGCGCGCTGATTCGGACGCAGCCGACCGGCGGGGGCCTCTTCGCCGAGCCGGCGGGCTACTACATCCCGGGCTACCTCGCGGTCGTGGTGCTTTTCACGCCGCTGTCGCGGGTCGGCTCCGAGATCGCGCGCCACCGCGACGGCGGGCGGTTCGAGAAGCTGGCGACGACCCCGCTCTCCCGCGCCGAGTGGCTCCTCGCGCACACGCTGGTCAACGTCGCGATCATCGGCGCTGCGAGCCTGCTCATCCTTGGGCTCGTGCTGGCGGTGACGGACGCGACGCTCATCGTCTCTCCCGCGCTCGCCGCGCTTCCGGCCTTCGTCGCGGTCGCGGTCGCACTCTTCTGTGGACTCGGCGCGGTCCTCGGCTCCGTCGCTGACTCGCAGGACGGCGTGATCGCCGCGAGCAACACGGTCGCGTTACCCCTGCTCTTCCTCTCCGAGACGTTCGTGACCCCGTCGCTGCTGCCGGAGTGGTTTCTGCCCGCCGTCGCCGCCTCGCCGCTGACGTACTTCGCCCGCGGTACCCGCGCGATCACCTACGAGGGCGGCGAGTGGGCCGGCGACCTGCTCGTGTTGACCGCGCTCGCCGCCGGTTTCCTCGCGGTCGGCGCGTACGCGGTCCCCCGAACCGAGTGA
- a CDS encoding zinc ribbon domain-containing protein, with amino-acid sequence MTTVHFTCSDCAQTIEVNDAMRETILEAGCPVCTAAAAEDDFAVTCE; translated from the coding sequence TTGACAACCGTTCACTTCACCTGTTCGGACTGCGCGCAGACCATCGAGGTCAACGACGCGATGCGCGAGACGATCCTCGAGGCCGGCTGCCCGGTGTGTACCGCGGCCGCGGCCGAGGACGACTTCGCCGTGACCTGCGAGTGA
- a CDS encoding aldo/keto reductase: protein MAPELDEIDLGTVPLGRTGLRTSELQFGTWRFGRVTEAGNVEIDEDRAHELLDAYETAGGRYIDTADVYGGGDCERWIGDWLAERDRERYTVASKVYWQIRDGDPNSRGTNRKNVRHRVDALLDRLDTDYIDVLYIHRWDDETPARELMKTLNGLVESGKVHYLGASTLRPNAWKVARANEIARNEGWEPFKVLQPRYNLVDREVEGDYLEFARQRNLAVSPWSPLGQGFLTGKYHRDADLPDDSKAAESSRFQEAYLTEENFDVHDELDAVADAVDASPAQTALAWLAHRDGVTAPIVGARTVDQLRENLAAATIDLSDEQVDRLTAAKPGPYGDL, encoded by the coding sequence ATGGCTCCCGAACTCGACGAGATCGACCTCGGAACCGTGCCGCTCGGCCGGACCGGCCTGCGGACGAGCGAACTCCAGTTCGGCACGTGGCGGTTCGGCCGCGTGACCGAGGCGGGGAACGTTGAGATCGACGAGGACCGCGCCCACGAGCTGCTCGACGCCTACGAGACCGCCGGCGGGCGCTACATCGACACCGCCGACGTGTACGGCGGCGGCGACTGCGAGCGCTGGATCGGCGACTGGCTCGCCGAGCGCGACCGCGAGCGCTACACGGTCGCCTCGAAGGTGTACTGGCAGATCCGCGACGGCGACCCGAACAGCCGCGGCACGAACCGCAAGAACGTCCGCCACCGCGTCGACGCCCTGCTCGACCGGCTCGACACGGACTACATCGACGTCCTCTACATCCACCGGTGGGACGACGAGACCCCGGCCCGCGAGCTGATGAAGACCCTGAACGGACTCGTCGAGTCCGGCAAAGTACATTACCTCGGCGCGTCGACGCTCCGCCCGAACGCCTGGAAGGTCGCCCGCGCCAACGAGATCGCGCGCAACGAGGGGTGGGAGCCGTTCAAAGTGCTCCAGCCGCGGTACAACCTCGTCGACCGCGAGGTCGAGGGGGATTACCTCGAGTTCGCGCGCCAGCGGAACCTCGCCGTCTCCCCGTGGAGTCCGCTCGGACAGGGATTTTTGACCGGCAAGTACCACCGTGACGCCGACCTCCCCGACGACTCGAAGGCCGCCGAATCCAGCCGGTTCCAAGAGGCGTACCTCACCGAGGAGAACTTCGACGTCCACGACGAGCTGGATGCGGTCGCCGACGCGGTCGACGCCTCGCCCGCGCAGACCGCGCTGGCGTGGCTCGCGCACCGCGACGGCGTCACCGCGCCCATCGTCGGCGCGCGCACCGTCGACCAGCTCCGCGAGAACCTCGCGGCCGCGACGATCGACCTCTCGGACGAGCAGGTCGACCGCCTCACCGCGGCCAAGCCCGGCCCGTACGGCGACTTATAA
- the hisH gene encoding imidazole glycerol phosphate synthase subunit HisH: protein MSTFEPPAETLADVVLVDYGLGNLRSATRGLERAGASVEITDDPEAFAAADGVVLPGVGAFREGMENAGPLREALTEHAEAGRPLFGICLGMQMLLTTSEEADHEGEGEVTGLDLVPGTNVRFEVDRKVPHMGWNELEVTRDHPIVDGVDGEYAYFVHSYYAEPDDPNAVVATADYGVDFPAVVANEAGNVFGTQFHPEKSGETGLKILRNFVEYCAER, encoded by the coding sequence ATGAGTACCTTCGAGCCGCCCGCGGAGACGCTGGCGGACGTCGTCTTGGTCGACTACGGGCTCGGGAACCTCCGGTCCGCGACCCGCGGGTTGGAGCGAGCGGGGGCCAGCGTGGAGATCACCGACGACCCCGAGGCGTTCGCGGCCGCCGACGGCGTCGTCCTCCCGGGCGTCGGCGCGTTCCGCGAGGGAATGGAGAACGCCGGCCCGCTGCGCGAGGCGCTGACCGAGCACGCCGAGGCCGGCCGCCCCCTGTTCGGCATCTGTCTCGGGATGCAGATGCTTCTCACCACGAGCGAGGAGGCCGACCACGAGGGCGAAGGCGAGGTGACCGGACTCGATCTCGTCCCCGGCACCAACGTCCGGTTCGAAGTGGACCGCAAGGTGCCCCACATGGGCTGGAACGAGCTGGAGGTGACGCGCGACCACCCAATCGTTGATGGCGTCGACGGCGAGTACGCCTACTTCGTCCACTCCTACTACGCCGAGCCGGACGACCCGAACGCGGTCGTCGCCACGGCGGACTACGGCGTCGACTTCCCGGCGGTCGTCGCCAACGAGGCCGGCAACGTGTTCGGCACGCAGTTCCACCCGGAGAAGAGCGGCGAGACCGGGCTGAAGATCCTGCGGAACTTCGTCGAGTACTGCGCGGAGCGGTGA
- the phnE gene encoding phosphonate ABC transporter, permease protein PhnE, which produces MSHDDAVRDRYKAIVLARRVRALVFGVGLVVLAGLFYYALTSVGFFEANIPRYLPNFLNALRDFFPFLTPGFPFIDPSGFAAYWSFITEQNLIWGGFGGDTPLLGEAGITLAMGFAGTVMGFPLALLFGVLGSGRVTPFPFNFIFRGLMSSIRAIPALVWGLIYIPLGGIGPVTATLAIATDTVGNLGRLFTDELEEIEDGPIEAMETTGANKPQLITFGMLSQVTTPFIAWTLYIFEINVRIAVSLGIIGGGGLGQVLSVQQGLFRFTNMMATILVILVLIISVEIVSQRIRSALREGDEAQGIVALLLGFPQRMAEAALK; this is translated from the coding sequence ATGAGCCACGACGACGCCGTCCGCGACCGGTACAAGGCGATCGTCCTCGCGCGTCGCGTCCGCGCGCTCGTGTTCGGGGTCGGACTGGTGGTCCTCGCCGGACTGTTCTACTACGCGCTCACCTCCGTCGGGTTCTTCGAGGCGAACATCCCGAGGTACCTGCCGAACTTCCTCAACGCGCTGCGAGACTTCTTCCCGTTCCTCACGCCGGGATTCCCGTTCATCGACCCGAGCGGATTCGCCGCCTACTGGTCGTTCATCACCGAGCAGAACCTCATCTGGGGCGGGTTCGGCGGCGACACCCCCCTGCTCGGCGAGGCCGGGATCACCCTCGCGATGGGCTTTGCCGGCACCGTGATGGGGTTCCCGCTCGCGCTGCTTTTCGGCGTCCTCGGCTCCGGTCGCGTCACTCCCTTCCCCTTTAACTTCATCTTCCGCGGACTGATGTCCTCGATCCGCGCCATTCCGGCGCTGGTGTGGGGGCTGATCTACATCCCGCTCGGCGGAATCGGCCCGGTCACCGCGACGCTCGCGATCGCGACCGACACGGTCGGGAACCTCGGTCGGCTGTTCACGGACGAACTCGAAGAGATCGAGGACGGCCCGATCGAGGCGATGGAGACGACCGGGGCGAACAAACCCCAGCTCATCACCTTCGGGATGCTCTCGCAGGTGACGACGCCCTTCATCGCGTGGACGCTGTACATCTTCGAGATCAACGTCCGGATCGCCGTCTCGCTCGGCATCATCGGCGGCGGCGGGCTCGGGCAGGTGCTGTCCGTCCAGCAGGGGCTCTTCCGGTTCACCAACATGATGGCGACGATCCTCGTCATCCTCGTGTTGATCATCTCGGTGGAGATCGTCTCCCAGCGGATCCGGTCGGCGCTCCGCGAGGGCGACGAGGCGCAGGGGATCGTGGCGCTACTCTTAGGCTTCCCGCAGCGGATGGCCGAGGCGGCGCTGAAGTGA
- the phnC gene encoding phosphonate ABC transporter ATP-binding protein: protein MSSITVDGLTKRFGETVALDNVSFEIPEGEFVIVLGVSGSGKSTLLRCMNGLETPTEGEIRIGDTPVTEPRPDIAMIFQQHNIIEQMNAYSNALTGSLNRNTFVDSLFQRQSEADKLQALDALDTVGLLDEAQQNAQQMSGGQQQRVGIARALVQDPTLLLADEPVASLDPGSSQQVMGYLRTAAAERGLTAVISLHQVNLARKFGERFIGLRDGQKVFDGYRDEFDMDVIDQIYGDIDTEGMFAPDGETDGGSADDGSIDDASSKRVSGGGMGQ from the coding sequence ATGAGTAGTATCACAGTCGACGGACTGACCAAGCGGTTCGGCGAGACCGTCGCGCTCGACAACGTCTCCTTCGAGATTCCCGAAGGGGAGTTCGTCATCGTGCTCGGTGTCTCCGGGTCGGGGAAGTCGACGCTCCTCCGCTGTATGAACGGGCTCGAAACGCCTACCGAAGGCGAGATCCGAATCGGTGACACCCCGGTCACCGAGCCCCGTCCGGACATCGCCATGATCTTCCAACAGCACAACATCATCGAGCAGATGAACGCGTACTCGAACGCGCTCACCGGCTCGCTCAACCGGAACACGTTCGTCGACTCCCTCTTCCAGCGGCAGAGCGAAGCGGACAAGCTCCAGGCGCTCGACGCGCTCGACACCGTCGGTCTCTTGGACGAGGCCCAGCAGAACGCCCAGCAGATGTCCGGCGGACAACAGCAGCGCGTCGGGATCGCCCGCGCGCTGGTACAGGACCCGACGCTACTGCTCGCGGACGAGCCGGTCGCGAGCCTCGATCCCGGCTCCTCTCAGCAGGTGATGGGCTACCTCCGAACGGCCGCGGCCGAGCGCGGCCTGACCGCGGTCATCAGCCTCCATCAGGTGAACCTCGCTCGCAAGTTCGGCGAGCGGTTCATCGGTCTGCGCGACGGACAGAAGGTGTTCGACGGCTACCGCGACGAGTTCGACATGGACGTGATCGACCAGATCTACGGCGACATCGACACTGAAGGCATGTTCGCACCCGACGGTGAGACAGACGGCGGCTCGGCCGACGACGGCTCGATCGACGACGCGTCGTCGAAGCGCGTGTCCGGGGGCGGGATGGGTCAATGA
- a CDS encoding PhnD/SsuA/transferrin family substrate-binding protein, with translation MSDNRWAADRRTFVKTAGAAGAIGLAGCSGNGGTSGETDDVPTARFVLNPAESDVAIEEQYQPMFEYLESEVEVTIEPSRAESYTATLQAIRNDQGEIADISPSAVIAGEDILDIVGVRIAYGAAQYFSTVTTTPDSGIESLSDIEGELIYMGDILSVSGTLVPLTLLQNAGLDVGDAPNGDPGNFEAEFSDHTTAREQMVQRDDVMAATTGAFSSAPYVPQAQFEEMSQDFVDISAEYEGAGDEIESSGTELQLLAVSDPIPRAPLVTRSNWDNSVKGDLEEAMLSVTEEDLSHGDDYDGEPLWFTGVQEGSIEDYQPIRDVLDQLGLSFEDLS, from the coding sequence ATGTCCGACAACAGGTGGGCGGCGGATCGGCGAACGTTTGTCAAAACAGCGGGTGCGGCCGGTGCGATCGGTCTCGCAGGCTGTTCCGGTAACGGCGGAACCTCCGGCGAGACCGACGACGTTCCGACGGCGCGGTTCGTACTGAACCCGGCGGAGTCGGACGTCGCGATCGAAGAGCAGTACCAGCCGATGTTCGAGTACCTCGAGTCGGAGGTCGAGGTGACGATCGAGCCGAGCCGCGCCGAGAGCTACACGGCGACGCTCCAGGCGATCCGAAACGATCAGGGCGAGATCGCGGACATCTCCCCGTCCGCGGTCATCGCCGGCGAGGACATCCTCGACATCGTCGGCGTCCGCATCGCGTACGGCGCGGCACAGTACTTCTCGACGGTCACGACGACGCCCGACAGCGGCATCGAGTCGCTCTCGGATATCGAAGGCGAGCTCATCTACATGGGCGACATCCTCTCGGTCTCGGGGACGCTCGTCCCGCTCACGCTCCTCCAGAACGCCGGTCTCGACGTCGGCGACGCCCCCAACGGCGACCCGGGCAACTTCGAGGCGGAGTTCTCGGACCACACCACCGCGCGCGAACAGATGGTCCAGCGAGACGACGTGATGGCGGCGACGACCGGCGCGTTCTCCTCCGCGCCCTACGTCCCGCAGGCGCAGTTCGAGGAGATGTCGCAGGACTTCGTCGACATCTCGGCGGAGTACGAGGGCGCGGGCGACGAGATCGAGTCGTCGGGCACCGAGCTCCAGCTGCTCGCCGTCTCCGACCCGATCCCGCGCGCGCCGCTCGTGACCCGTTCCAACTGGGACAACTCGGTCAAGGGCGACCTCGAAGAGGCGATGCTCAGCGTCACCGAAGAGGATCTCAGCCACGGCGACGACTACGACGGCGAGCCGCTCTGGTTCACCGGCGTTCAGGAGGGGAGCATCGAGGACTACCAGCCCATCCGGGACGTCCTCGACCAGCTCGGTCTCTCCTTCGAAGACCTTTCGTAA